A window of Pirellula sp. SH-Sr6A contains these coding sequences:
- a CDS encoding VWA domain-containing protein, giving the protein MHLVDPVFPWLIAQEDSRVFYQWMRVEQMDQWIHWFGLGCILLLIFSYVVFWYRRDWKELPKGIGWSLLALRILAIIGILVFFFDLQKRTEKQITRASKLAVLVDTSLSMTMPQQEREGGAEIIDPAASRIAAVQKLFRDDPILKQFQQKHDVAVYRFDQSTRPTAVANFLKPRPTDQGSVDNRLAVWQSVRWAAWGGTLLLGVSAAVLLVSLVVRVRGNSTPAIPYILMGALIGCIAGFVLISTSILRADGIPWQSLWSSQPPILEGVEKASPEQPQAGSKDGQLAGELQPTAPEQVAWESVLAATGSESRVGDAIHAVLEQERGSPLAAIVLLTDGRSNAGLDPLTTVAEAAVQGIPIHTIGLGTDKNPVNVRVLDVESPKRVFPGDRFRLNALVQASGLEGKQVSLQLRRRAGGQQSNTMTIDEERVVTLGGDDAITSVVFDVMPREVGPWIYEVKAVPASQDTNPLDNAMEREVRVVEPKATVLVIAGGPTREYQFVRNLLYRDPTMQSHVYLQTGGPGVSQESQKLLTEFPRTRAEMSQYDCVIAFDAAWMDLDKEQIDVLEKWVSEQAGGLALIAGSVATPKWAGAAGNGNPKAEVIRNLAPVILDSRGARMVSMGRFESETAWPLQLTSDAIQSDFMQIGKTLETSKKAWEDFAGVYSYYACYEPKPGATPIANFSDPETSVNGTLPIYLATQFYGAGRVSFQGSGEFWRLRDLGEEYFDTYYTKLVRWAAQGRLLRDSDRGILLLDKEQAIVGEQVMVRAVLRDAQFQPLVIPEANARLIDPSGRSTPLPLAPIPDPSQPGVYIGQFFVKTTGNYEVQLPVGGLAEQVLLTQQLTVRVPAIEIQRPQRNDPVLTELASRTGGKYWIGVDGLNGAATVGEKGLVESIESRDQTNFLPGTPDRDFQQRWMGILMAWIIGCLSFEWLIRRMSKLA; this is encoded by the coding sequence ATGCACCTCGTTGATCCCGTGTTTCCTTGGTTGATAGCTCAAGAAGACTCTCGCGTCTTCTACCAGTGGATGCGCGTCGAACAAATGGACCAGTGGATCCATTGGTTTGGACTCGGGTGCATTCTTTTGTTGATTTTTAGCTACGTGGTGTTTTGGTATCGCCGCGACTGGAAGGAGCTACCCAAGGGTATTGGCTGGTCGCTTTTAGCACTTCGAATACTCGCGATTATCGGGATTCTGGTCTTCTTTTTCGATCTGCAGAAGCGAACGGAAAAGCAGATTACGCGTGCATCCAAACTGGCTGTACTCGTCGACACTTCGCTCAGCATGACGATGCCTCAGCAGGAACGCGAAGGGGGGGCGGAAATCATCGATCCGGCTGCGAGTCGAATCGCGGCCGTTCAGAAACTATTTCGGGATGATCCCATTTTGAAGCAGTTTCAGCAGAAGCACGATGTCGCCGTTTATCGATTCGACCAAAGCACTCGCCCTACCGCGGTCGCAAATTTCTTGAAGCCCAGGCCGACGGACCAAGGTAGTGTCGACAATCGACTCGCCGTATGGCAATCGGTTCGTTGGGCAGCGTGGGGAGGGACATTGCTACTCGGTGTGTCGGCTGCGGTTCTGTTAGTGAGTCTCGTGGTTCGTGTCCGAGGCAATAGCACCCCTGCAATTCCTTATATTCTCATGGGCGCATTGATCGGATGCATCGCGGGATTCGTTTTGATCTCGACGTCTATTCTCCGAGCGGATGGTATCCCGTGGCAATCGCTATGGAGTTCGCAACCGCCAATCTTGGAGGGTGTCGAAAAAGCTTCCCCGGAGCAACCTCAAGCAGGATCGAAGGATGGCCAGCTCGCCGGCGAATTACAACCTACTGCACCGGAGCAAGTCGCTTGGGAGTCGGTTCTGGCTGCCACCGGATCCGAGTCGAGGGTCGGCGATGCCATCCATGCGGTCCTTGAGCAAGAACGCGGCTCGCCATTGGCGGCGATTGTTCTGCTCACCGATGGCCGAAGCAATGCGGGACTGGACCCGCTCACCACCGTCGCAGAGGCGGCTGTGCAAGGAATTCCAATCCACACTATCGGGTTGGGAACCGACAAGAATCCGGTCAACGTTCGGGTCTTGGATGTCGAAAGCCCAAAGCGGGTCTTTCCGGGAGATCGCTTCCGACTCAACGCGCTCGTGCAAGCCTCCGGATTGGAAGGCAAACAGGTCTCGCTGCAGCTTCGGCGTCGCGCGGGTGGACAGCAGTCCAATACCATGACCATCGACGAGGAACGCGTGGTCACGTTGGGAGGAGATGATGCAATTACGAGTGTGGTCTTCGATGTCATGCCTCGCGAAGTGGGGCCCTGGATTTACGAAGTCAAAGCCGTTCCTGCGTCTCAGGACACCAATCCCCTCGACAATGCCATGGAGCGAGAGGTGCGCGTCGTCGAGCCTAAGGCTACCGTGCTCGTAATAGCGGGTGGACCCACGCGTGAGTACCAATTCGTCCGAAATCTCCTTTATCGCGACCCGACCATGCAGTCGCACGTCTATTTGCAAACGGGTGGACCAGGTGTTTCGCAAGAGTCCCAAAAGCTTCTAACTGAGTTTCCTCGAACGCGCGCGGAAATGAGCCAATACGATTGCGTGATCGCATTCGATGCCGCTTGGATGGATCTCGACAAGGAGCAGATCGATGTGCTCGAGAAATGGGTGAGCGAGCAGGCGGGCGGTCTCGCTTTGATCGCTGGTTCGGTAGCGACCCCGAAATGGGCCGGGGCAGCGGGGAACGGTAATCCCAAGGCAGAGGTCATCCGCAATTTGGCTCCCGTCATTTTGGATTCGCGTGGAGCTCGGATGGTATCGATGGGACGGTTTGAATCCGAAACAGCTTGGCCGCTTCAACTGACCAGTGATGCGATTCAAAGCGACTTCATGCAGATCGGCAAAACGTTGGAGACAAGCAAGAAAGCTTGGGAGGATTTCGCAGGCGTCTACAGCTACTATGCTTGCTACGAACCCAAGCCGGGGGCAACTCCCATCGCGAACTTCTCCGACCCTGAAACTTCGGTCAATGGTACCCTGCCTATTTACTTGGCGACGCAGTTCTATGGGGCTGGCCGCGTTTCCTTTCAAGGAAGTGGTGAGTTTTGGCGGTTGCGAGATCTTGGCGAAGAATACTTCGACACCTACTACACGAAACTCGTTCGCTGGGCCGCGCAAGGCCGCTTGCTGCGAGACTCCGATCGAGGCATCTTATTGCTGGACAAGGAACAAGCGATTGTCGGGGAGCAAGTGATGGTACGGGCGGTTCTCCGCGATGCGCAGTTCCAGCCACTGGTGATACCGGAAGCCAACGCTCGGCTGATCGACCCGAGCGGAAGGTCCACCCCATTGCCCTTGGCACCCATCCCCGATCCTTCGCAGCCGGGCGTCTATATCGGACAGTTTTTCGTAAAGACCACAGGCAATTACGAGGTGCAACTGCCCGTGGGAGGTTTGGCCGAACAAGTTCTTTTAACGCAGCAACTCACCGTGCGCGTACCGGCGATCGAGATCCAACGACCCCAACGAAACGACCCGGTTCTGACGGAGCTTGCCAGTCGAACCGGAGGCAAATATTGGATTGGCGTGGATGGCTTGAATGGAGCCGCGACAGTCGGCGAAAAAGGGCTTGTAGAATCGATCGAATCGCGAGACCAAACCAATTTCTTGCCCGGGACACCCGATCGAGATTTTCAACAACGCTGGATGGGGATCCTCATGGCTTGGATCATCGGATGCTTGTCTTTCGAGTGGCTTATTCGCCGGATGAGCAAGCTCGCGTAG
- a CDS encoding M90 family metallopeptidase, with protein sequence MVFQWLFGGRRRITQAPITQDERELLRHSLWQSHYLPDGSRSKLIRWCRVFIQEKNWEGCNGLAVTPEIQWGIASAAGLMVLHYDGWFFDRTQTVLVYPAPYVAREEGHSSLLNTTIPAIMGEFPRAGQTIYRGPVVVNWQDIQSDRSSGDSGDHLVIHEFAHQIDLINSPFADGLPPLPEEIDEDRWRKQMTSEFNEARRLVERGYEVLIDDYGLTSESEFFAVASEHYFQMPHEMAKYHPGVYELLQQFYRIDLREFVPIDN encoded by the coding sequence ATGGTATTCCAATGGCTTTTTGGTGGGCGTCGTCGCATCACGCAGGCACCTATCACCCAAGATGAGAGGGAGCTTCTCCGGCATTCCCTTTGGCAATCTCATTACCTCCCCGATGGGTCGCGAAGCAAACTGATTCGTTGGTGCCGTGTCTTCATCCAGGAAAAAAATTGGGAAGGGTGCAATGGGCTCGCCGTTACCCCTGAAATCCAATGGGGCATCGCATCCGCAGCCGGCTTGATGGTGCTCCATTACGATGGCTGGTTCTTCGATCGCACTCAGACAGTACTGGTCTACCCAGCACCCTATGTCGCGAGGGAAGAGGGGCATTCAAGCTTACTGAACACCACGATCCCGGCCATCATGGGTGAGTTTCCGAGAGCCGGTCAGACGATCTACCGCGGGCCTGTCGTAGTCAATTGGCAAGATATTCAAAGCGACCGTAGCAGCGGCGACAGCGGCGATCACTTGGTGATACACGAATTCGCCCATCAAATCGATTTGATCAACAGTCCCTTCGCTGACGGATTGCCTCCCCTCCCCGAGGAGATCGACGAAGATCGCTGGCGCAAACAGATGACTAGCGAATTCAATGAGGCTCGCCGACTCGTCGAGCGCGGATACGAAGTGCTCATCGATGATTACGGTCTAACGTCGGAGAGCGAATTTTTTGCGGTTGCGAGCGAGCACTATTTTCAGATGCCTCACGAAATGGCCAAGTACCATCCTGGCGTCTACGAATTGCTCCAACAATTCTATCGAATTGATCTTCGCGAATTCGTCCCCATCGACAACTAA
- a CDS encoding MaoC family dehydratase — MKETMPLGFEDLHLGDRWISADRVIHEEDIQQFADLTGDQDPLHTDPVFAANGPFGKPIAHGLLGISFLAGLSSKAPSVQTSAFVGIRSWSFTKPVYAGDRVHVITEIIDLKPHGRRHGEVHWYRQLINQDGQKVQEGILVTLVSRRAPLSLQRHRIGELSQSQPASTEPVLPESVHL, encoded by the coding sequence ATGAAAGAAACAATGCCTCTCGGGTTTGAAGATCTGCACCTAGGCGATCGATGGATTAGCGCTGATCGCGTTATCCATGAAGAGGATATCCAGCAGTTCGCTGACCTGACCGGCGACCAAGATCCGCTTCACACCGACCCGGTCTTCGCAGCCAACGGTCCCTTTGGAAAGCCGATCGCCCACGGGCTCCTTGGCATCTCGTTCTTGGCAGGCCTAAGCTCTAAAGCCCCATCGGTTCAGACCAGCGCGTTTGTCGGCATCCGCTCCTGGTCGTTCACCAAACCGGTTTACGCTGGCGATCGCGTCCATGTCATCACCGAAATCATCGACCTAAAGCCGCACGGCAGACGGCATGGCGAAGTCCACTGGTACAGGCAACTGATCAACCAAGACGGACAAAAGGTGCAAGAGGGGATCCTCGTGACCTTGGTCTCTCGACGCGCTCCCTTGTCGCTACAACGGCACCGCATCGGAGAACTGAGCCAGTCGCAGCCGGCCTCTACCGAACCCGTGCTGCCCGAGTCGGTTCATCTCTAA
- a CDS encoding DMT family transporter, which yields MLVVAAAFLWSLSGFFTQVPQLKVWPQETRGLAIAFWRAVFALCLLLPLARRVSWNARMIPMAFCFAAMNLTFLTAVVVGSPANTIWLQNLAPSWVVLGAIWIFGDRPVLRDWIMLGFCTAGVVFILVMENLPTAGQKTYPWWTSLLAVLSGVTYAGVILSIRSMPKEDPAWLIAVNHIVTALVVAPFVIWFGSSLPTGSLWLVLAALGIFQLGLPYYLFAHGLKSTPSHIAALITLLEPILLPIWVHWTRFGDPDYVPPGWWTWVGAGFILLGLITRYVTIRKPARSATA from the coding sequence CTGCTTGTCGTCGCTGCAGCCTTCCTCTGGAGTTTGAGCGGATTCTTCACACAAGTCCCGCAGTTGAAGGTTTGGCCGCAAGAAACGCGAGGTTTAGCCATCGCTTTTTGGCGAGCTGTATTTGCCCTTTGCCTGCTTCTACCGCTCGCGCGACGCGTCAGTTGGAACGCGAGGATGATTCCGATGGCATTCTGCTTTGCGGCTATGAATCTGACCTTCCTGACCGCAGTTGTTGTCGGCTCACCTGCCAACACGATTTGGCTTCAGAACTTGGCTCCCAGTTGGGTGGTATTGGGAGCGATCTGGATCTTTGGAGATCGGCCTGTGCTGCGCGATTGGATCATGCTCGGTTTTTGTACCGCAGGGGTCGTGTTCATCCTTGTGATGGAGAATCTCCCCACCGCAGGACAGAAGACTTATCCCTGGTGGACCTCGCTATTAGCGGTCCTGTCGGGAGTGACGTATGCTGGCGTTATCCTCAGCATACGTTCCATGCCCAAGGAAGATCCAGCTTGGCTGATCGCAGTCAATCATATCGTGACGGCACTCGTGGTCGCCCCGTTTGTGATCTGGTTTGGATCCTCGTTGCCGACCGGATCGTTATGGCTCGTCCTCGCGGCGTTGGGCATCTTTCAATTGGGACTTCCCTACTATCTGTTTGCGCACGGTCTGAAATCCACTCCGAGTCATATCGCGGCACTCATCACCTTGTTGGAGCCGATCCTGCTTCCCATCTGGGTGCACTGGACTCGATTCGGGGATCCTGATTACGTTCCGCCCGGTTGGTGGACTTGGGTGGGGGCCGGGTTTATCCTCCTGGGGCTCATCACTCGCTATGTAACCATTCGCAAACCGGCGCGGAGCGCGACTGCATGA
- a CDS encoding glycosyltransferase family 4 protein yields MRVLHIITRMIVGGAQENTLFNCLDLARHHGDQVRLLTGPSLGSEGELLSRSDVTGVEIETSPSLLRAIHPYHDWRAYQALKRSIQSWRPDVVHTHSAKGGLLGRAAAWQLRVPCVVHTVHGAPFHPYQSVLARKFFIACERWAAKRCHHMISVADAMTDLMVDAKVADRSQFTTIYSGMDVEPFLTSGSCRDDTRKRLGFASEDIVFGKIARLFHLKGHQYVIEAARRIGDQLPHAKFLFVGDGLLRAQLESQIEAAGLRDRFVFTGLVSPAEIPALISAMDVLVHASLREGLARALPQALLSGKPVISFNIDGAREVVLSGITGYLTAPKDINQLADAMRALGLSPSDRKAFGEEGRMRFTEQFRHESMTRSIRELYQRVLAGATGITRRG; encoded by the coding sequence ATGAGAGTATTGCATATCATCACGCGCATGATCGTTGGGGGGGCACAAGAGAACACGCTCTTCAACTGTCTGGACTTGGCCCGCCACCATGGTGATCAAGTGCGTTTGCTTACAGGACCGTCACTCGGTTCTGAAGGGGAATTGCTTTCCCGGTCGGATGTTACCGGAGTGGAAATCGAAACAAGCCCATCGCTCCTCCGCGCCATCCACCCCTACCACGATTGGAGGGCCTATCAAGCTCTGAAACGGAGCATTCAATCGTGGCGTCCCGACGTCGTCCACACGCATAGTGCCAAGGGGGGATTGCTCGGTCGCGCAGCGGCTTGGCAACTCCGTGTTCCGTGCGTAGTCCATACGGTGCACGGGGCCCCGTTCCATCCCTACCAAAGCGTGCTCGCACGCAAGTTTTTCATCGCTTGCGAACGATGGGCAGCCAAACGCTGCCACCATATGATCTCCGTCGCCGATGCCATGACCGACTTGATGGTCGACGCCAAGGTCGCTGATCGAAGCCAGTTCACGACGATCTACAGTGGGATGGATGTGGAGCCTTTCTTGACCTCCGGCTCCTGTCGAGACGATACGCGAAAGCGATTGGGGTTCGCAAGCGAAGACATCGTGTTCGGCAAGATTGCGAGATTGTTCCACTTGAAGGGCCATCAGTATGTCATCGAGGCGGCCCGGCGTATTGGAGACCAATTGCCCCATGCCAAGTTCTTGTTCGTAGGAGATGGTTTGCTCCGCGCGCAGCTCGAATCCCAAATCGAAGCGGCCGGACTGCGAGATCGATTTGTTTTCACCGGGCTCGTTTCACCCGCCGAGATCCCGGCATTGATCAGCGCGATGGATGTCCTGGTTCACGCCTCGCTTCGCGAAGGCTTAGCACGCGCCCTGCCGCAAGCGTTGTTGTCGGGAAAACCGGTGATCAGTTTCAATATCGACGGTGCTCGTGAGGTGGTCTTGTCAGGTATCACTGGATACCTCACTGCGCCCAAGGACATCAATCAGCTCGCAGACGCTATGCGTGCGCTAGGGTTATCCCCATCGGATCGCAAAGCATTTGGCGAGGAAGGGAGAATGCGATTTACGGAGCAATTTCGCCATGAATCGATGACCCGATCCATTCGAGAGCTCTACCAACGCGTCCTTGCTGGCGCAACCGGTATAACCCGTAGAGGTTGA
- a CDS encoding serine/threonine protein kinase — translation MLPTSSTRCLTPVRVLEDPSLPRSGDPNDPKVGAIIGNLSILQKIGGGGMGTVYEAHHRHLDRRVAIKFLKQDDERSSDAALRFEREYRSVAQIDHPNVLRALDAGQWLGDRYLVTEWLDGLDLHRYIEQFGPVEPGTAMEWIRQAALGLQAAHQQGLIHRDVKPSNLFLVQQTLIKLIDFGIVRLSHSDISSTQNGQFLGTVDYLAPEQATAPNSVTAACDIYSLGCVWIYLLSGKPPYADAQYPGFMPKLKGHMADTPPWLDSPESKRLPAGMLELLHTMVSKQPENRPSSAAELARRIESLSKPMSIPHGMSHYRIAGRYRIAGLLTAAIGLVGLAVVAFASMGSPLSVVESKAQQSAPDLVSTNSSEVETVEQPTSHENRSEGGVQTVRSQVRSVKMNPHSSKSTWSGLPHTSLQESSE, via the coding sequence ATGCTCCCCACATCCTCCACTCGATGCCTAACGCCCGTCAGGGTTCTGGAGGATCCGTCGCTTCCCCGATCCGGAGATCCTAATGATCCGAAGGTGGGAGCCATCATCGGGAACCTCTCGATCCTCCAAAAGATCGGGGGCGGTGGCATGGGTACGGTCTACGAAGCCCATCATCGCCATCTCGATCGACGAGTCGCGATCAAGTTCTTGAAGCAAGATGACGAGAGATCATCAGACGCGGCCCTACGATTCGAACGGGAGTATCGATCCGTCGCTCAAATCGATCACCCCAATGTTCTACGCGCCCTCGACGCCGGCCAGTGGCTTGGCGATCGCTACCTGGTAACTGAATGGCTCGATGGCCTGGACCTTCATCGCTACATCGAACAATTCGGACCCGTTGAACCAGGCACAGCGATGGAATGGATCCGTCAAGCGGCATTGGGATTGCAAGCAGCCCATCAGCAAGGACTCATTCATCGCGATGTGAAGCCGTCGAATCTATTCCTTGTTCAGCAGACTCTCATCAAGCTCATCGACTTTGGAATCGTTCGCCTGTCTCATTCCGATATAAGCTCAACACAAAACGGTCAATTCTTGGGTACCGTCGACTATCTGGCACCAGAACAAGCGACTGCACCGAATAGTGTCACGGCAGCCTGCGATATTTATAGCCTGGGATGCGTCTGGATCTATCTGCTGTCTGGCAAGCCTCCGTATGCGGACGCCCAGTATCCTGGGTTCATGCCAAAGCTGAAGGGGCATATGGCCGATACGCCTCCCTGGTTGGATTCCCCAGAATCGAAACGCCTGCCGGCGGGCATGCTCGAATTGCTACACACGATGGTTTCCAAACAACCTGAGAATCGCCCCTCGTCCGCAGCCGAACTGGCACGACGAATCGAATCCCTATCGAAGCCGATGAGTATCCCTCACGGTATGAGTCATTATCGCATCGCGGGTCGATATCGCATTGCCGGACTGCTGACGGCCGCAATCGGTCTCGTCGGTCTCGCGGTTGTCGCATTCGCATCCATGGGCTCCCCGCTAAGTGTTGTCGAGTCAAAGGCGCAGCAATCGGCTCCTGATTTGGTCTCCACTAACTCATCGGAAGTGGAAACCGTGGAACAGCCAACTTCGCACGAAAACCGATCTGAGGGCGGTGTTCAAACGGTTCGTAGCCAAGTTCGAAGCGTCAAAATGAATCCGCACTCGTCGAAATCCACTTGGTCGGGGTTACCCCATACTTCGTTGCAGGAGTCATCGGAATGA
- a CDS encoding GGDEF domain-containing protein, whose translation MSLLSTRISNTFAMPLPAGANCKGLLVKIHPMEWMEKPSEIPSAGLIIGRDDACDLKLLDDSVSRRHARLRYEGPMICVDDLDSTNGVFVNEQRVHGSKSLEAGDRIRFGNQIFKLVTEEGFELQYHEVIYKMMTTDALTQVYNRRFFLDSLERELQQSQRGLQSFALLLLDLDRFKSINDQHGHLAGDRVLCEFARRARSVLRSGEILARYGGEEFALLCVPADEEQAAAVGERIRAAVAATPVDFESIEIPVTVSIGVACYHSVDTCDSATLIQQADEQLYRAKENGRDQVCVRSAAPSPVRFQTSIQESI comes from the coding sequence ATGAGCCTTTTGTCCACTCGCATTTCGAACACGTTTGCAATGCCTCTTCCAGCAGGTGCAAACTGCAAAGGCTTGCTCGTCAAGATCCACCCCATGGAGTGGATGGAAAAGCCATCGGAGATTCCCAGCGCGGGACTCATCATCGGGCGAGATGACGCCTGCGACTTGAAACTCCTGGATGACTCGGTTTCTCGGCGCCATGCGAGATTGCGATACGAAGGTCCGATGATCTGCGTCGATGATTTGGATAGTACCAATGGCGTCTTCGTCAATGAGCAACGCGTTCATGGATCCAAGTCCTTGGAGGCTGGAGATCGTATTCGATTCGGCAATCAGATCTTCAAGTTGGTTACGGAAGAAGGCTTCGAGCTGCAGTATCACGAGGTTATCTACAAGATGATGACAACCGATGCGCTGACTCAAGTTTACAACCGTCGATTCTTTCTCGACTCCCTTGAACGAGAATTACAACAATCGCAACGAGGCCTCCAGTCCTTTGCATTGCTCCTCCTCGATCTGGACCGTTTCAAATCCATCAATGATCAACACGGACATCTTGCGGGAGATCGGGTTCTGTGCGAGTTCGCCCGACGCGCGCGGTCTGTACTGCGATCTGGCGAAATACTCGCTCGCTATGGAGGCGAAGAGTTTGCGCTTCTTTGTGTACCCGCCGATGAAGAGCAGGCAGCTGCAGTCGGGGAACGTATCCGAGCTGCCGTCGCGGCAACTCCTGTTGATTTTGAATCGATTGAGATTCCTGTCACCGTCAGTATCGGAGTCGCTTGCTATCACTCTGTCGATACGTGTGACTCTGCAACCCTTATTCAGCAAGCGGACGAACAGCTTTATCGCGCCAAAGAAAATGGCCGCGATCAGGTCTGTGTGCGTAGCGCTGCACCATCCCCAGTCCGCTTCCAAACTTCTATTCAAGAATCTATTTAA
- a CDS encoding N,N-dimethylformamidase beta subunit family domain-containing protein: protein MLYRRRMLSLFAGAFALQASFAPYLVADQAEPRTPYLFAYPDSLSVKPGESISLHLSSSEPTSKLTVHRLGATDELVQSVEGIAMQRRPIPDRASSHGCGWPASHSLTIPQDWRSGYYRVTFAAPNAQTPDKPIQTTCFFVVRAAQPGTTSKILLQFATNTYNAYTNWGGHSLYAYHDRDGLQGHRVSFSRPIQSQFENWEGPFVRWAETNGYTLEFATNADLEFHPEMLEHYKLVLSVGHDEYWSSPMRDHLEAFIGKGGNVAFFSGNTCCWQVRSEEDGKALTCWKQWYNVDPHYRTDKERLLSTLWSHHLVQRPENQLTGVGFLWGGYHKSHGQWMDGPASYEVHRPDHWLFAGTGLARGSRFGGKDTIVGYECDGCEMEWRDGLPFPTGSDGTPKDFTILGTCPATWAPDDAFWYDRFPKDRVGAAVLGTYTRGGTVVTTGSTDWAHGLKGKDPTVEQITKNVLDRLGK, encoded by the coding sequence ATGCTCTATCGCCGTAGAATGCTCTCTCTATTCGCAGGCGCTTTCGCGCTGCAGGCTTCATTCGCTCCGTATCTTGTTGCCGATCAAGCCGAGCCGCGAACGCCTTATCTCTTCGCCTATCCTGATTCCCTGAGCGTGAAGCCCGGGGAAAGCATTTCGTTGCACCTTTCCTCGAGCGAGCCCACGTCCAAGCTGACGGTTCATCGCCTGGGAGCCACCGACGAACTCGTGCAGAGCGTGGAGGGGATCGCGATGCAGCGACGCCCTATTCCCGATCGCGCGTCCTCCCACGGATGTGGCTGGCCAGCCTCCCACTCGCTCACCATTCCGCAAGACTGGCGATCGGGCTATTACCGCGTTACGTTTGCAGCCCCCAACGCTCAAACGCCAGACAAACCCATCCAAACGACTTGCTTCTTCGTCGTGCGAGCTGCTCAACCGGGCACGACGAGCAAGATTCTTCTGCAGTTTGCGACCAATACCTACAACGCCTATACCAACTGGGGCGGGCATAGTTTATACGCCTATCACGACCGCGACGGTCTTCAAGGACATCGCGTTTCCTTTTCTCGCCCCATTCAGTCTCAGTTCGAGAACTGGGAAGGCCCGTTTGTTCGTTGGGCCGAAACAAATGGATACACCTTGGAATTCGCTACCAACGCGGATCTTGAATTCCATCCCGAGATGCTGGAACACTACAAACTGGTTTTAAGCGTGGGGCATGATGAATACTGGTCGTCCCCGATGCGCGACCACCTCGAGGCATTCATCGGGAAAGGCGGAAATGTCGCATTCTTCAGCGGCAATACTTGCTGCTGGCAAGTCCGAAGCGAAGAGGATGGCAAAGCGTTGACTTGCTGGAAGCAGTGGTACAACGTGGACCCGCACTATCGCACCGACAAAGAACGATTGCTTAGCACCCTATGGAGTCATCACTTAGTGCAACGCCCGGAGAACCAGCTCACCGGTGTTGGCTTTCTATGGGGCGGCTATCACAAGAGCCACGGGCAATGGATGGACGGTCCTGCTTCGTATGAAGTCCACCGACCGGATCACTGGCTATTTGCGGGAACAGGTTTGGCCAGAGGATCGCGATTCGGTGGCAAAGACACGATCGTCGGTTACGAATGCGACGGCTGCGAAATGGAATGGCGTGATGGCCTCCCGTTTCCTACCGGAAGCGACGGCACCCCGAAAGACTTCACCATTCTCGGAACCTGTCCCGCTACTTGGGCGCCCGACGATGCGTTCTGGTATGACCGGTTTCCGAAAGATCGTGTGGGGGCCGCCGTGCTAGGCACCTACACGCGCGGCGGAACGGTCGTAACCACAGGAAGCACCGATTGGGCGCACGGGCTCAAGGGCAAGGACCCCACCGTCGAGCAGATCACGAAGAATGTACTCGACCGACTCGGCAAATGA